A window of Thermoplasmata archaeon genomic DNA:
TTCTACAACCGTAATTACGTGATAGAATCGAAGACCTACGAGTCCGCCGCGGAATCTCAGTCCGTCTTGGGGCCTTGGCTGTCGTCCTGATCCTCGATCTCCATAAGTCTGGATTCCGCAGACTCCTGCGGTTCTGCAGGAGATTCCTCAGGTACTTCCTCGGATGCGGGGACGTCCACGGCGGCCACTGCGAATCCTGTGAGAGGCAGTGTCTTGACCTTCTTGAGGCCCTTATACGTCTTCTTGAACAGCAGAGGCAGGTTGAGGATCCCGAATCCCAGGATCCCCAGGATCATCAGCGATGCAAATATCTCTCCGATCCCCAGGGACCAGACCATCATGAAATCGTTGATCAGATGGCATAGGATGGCAGCATGCAGTCCGAATCTCATGAACACGTATCCCATCATGAATCCGCCCAGTATGACGGTGAAGAACTTCGCGAATCCCCACGAATCGACATGGGCGAATGCGAACAGCACCGCCGAGAATACGAGGAAGGTGATGGCCAGTTTGCTTGCGCCGAACCCTCCTAAGATGTATCTCAGTGCGCCCTTCTCCCCGCATGCCAGGGCGACAACCGTTACAGGCAGACCGAACAGGAGGACACGGAACACCAGTTCCTCCCAGACAGCCGCTTGGGTGAACAGGTAAATGGCCTCTTCCAGCGTTAGGTCCAGCAGACCTCCTGGAGTCTCTATCCCCATCCCTATGAGGCTGAAGAACACGCTTATGAGGAGTTCCAAAGCGAGGATCGAACCTACGAGGAGTCCGACCCAGAACAGAGGCGTCTTGTCCGTCCTGTCGAAGTAACCCTCTCCGGGCTTGAAGAATTCCCTCGAATCCCAGAGGACCAGGAGGCAGCAAGCAATGCCGACCACGGCCAGGAATACGAAGTATACCTGCGAGCCGGTACCGGTGAGCGTGCAGAACTTGAATAATCCGGCGAACCAGACCCAAAGGTCAACGGTCTGTTCCTCCATGAAGCTCATCACGGCGTTGAAGTCCAGCAGCATGACGCTTACACTCGCGATTATCCCGATGAAGATCATTATCATCGAAGGGAGCACCAGCTGTCTGAGGACCGATTCCTTGAACAGCCCTTCCTCCTTCTGGACGGTATGCACGGGGACGGCGGCCTCTTCTGCGAAGCTCTGGCCGCATCTTATGCAGAACTTGTATCCCATCGCTCTGCACCTGTCGCATTCGTCGCATCCCATTAGATCGCCTCAAGTCTTGCCAGCACACCATCCAAGCGTTCAACCTCGATGATCGCCAGCAGATTCTTCTTGTAATTCGCGATGTCTTTTATCTCATTTGCTATGTGTTCCTCTCTCTTTTCGGAAAGGATCCTGTATGATTTCAATTGCGAGTTGACGAAGGCGTCCCACTGTTTGGCCAGCTTCTCAGGGGTGCTGCCGTCGAACACCCTCTTCATCCCCTTCTTGGCCACCCCGTGCTCCCTTACGAACTCCATCACGCCCACGGTGTTCACGTAGAGCTCCGTGAACTCTGAATCGTTCATATCCAGGGCGATGCAGAGCAGCCCCTTCTCGGCGACCAGGTCTATGAATGTGTACATCGCGGGGGACGGTATCTCGACCTCGCCGAAGCGTTCCATGTGCTCGGCGTAGACCATGTCCAGTTCGCTCACGTCGAATGCCTCCTCGATGTTGCGCCTGTTCTTCAGGCACTGTATGCCCTCGATGCTCAATGCCGCGGCATAGGCCTCATGTTCCGAGAATTCCTGGCGGACCCTGTCCGCCTCCGATACCAATCCGTTGACCACCGGAAGGATGTCGACCTGGCATCCGTTTATGTCCAGCGTGATCATCTCTTCGTTCCCCTCTCGGCGACCAGGTTGGTGAGTTCGTTTGGTTCGTCGATCTTCTTCAGCTCCTCGTTGGACACGACTGCAGTGGAGTTGATGTTGTCCCTCTCGTGCTTCTTCTCCACGATGAGGACTGAGAAACGGTCCATTATCCTCGAGAGCTCTGATGCGACTATCGCTCTCTCCATGACCTTCTGGTCATCGGATCCGAGGCTGGTGAGCATGACCGCGCTGCTGCTGTTGGAGACTGCTTCGAAAGGACTCTTCACGACAGGTCTGACGGTGAATCCCAATGTGGACAGCTGCTTGAGTGCGAAGGAGTCGTCGTAACTAGGCGTTTCGCGCTGCTCCTTCAGACGTTCCTCGCTCTTGAATGTGAACGGGTCTATCGGCTCTATTATCGGGAGCTCCAGGAACTCCTCCATGCGCAGTGCCGCATCGATCATAGCGCCCATACCGGACTCGTACATCTGGATGGTACGCCGTGATACCCCTGCGGTCTCCGCCAGGACTCCTAAACTGATGCCCCTCTCCTCCCTTGCTGCCTTAAGGAGTTCGCTGTCCAGTCTGACATACAGTCCGCCGGGCGCGGCGAATATGAACGGCGGCGCCTCTTCAAGTAGGAGATCCGCCAGTGTCTCGTTGGAGACGATGGAGATGTTGAATCTTGAATAGACGATCCCCGGTTCCAACGCACCGGAGCTCGAACGCTCCCCGGTGACCAGTGGGGTGGCTCCCAGCGATTCCGCCAGGACCTTCATCTCCTCGGCGTTGTCCTTGGAGAAGGCGTCTATGTTGCTCAGTACCTTCACTATCAATACCTGTTGGTCCCTGCGGGCCACTATATCGAAGCAGATTCCTCTGAGCGTCAGTGCGGACGAGACATCGAAACCCGCCTTCGCTAGGATGGCACGTGTTGTGTTGATAAGTCCTAGTCTGTCCATGGGTGAAAGAGTGTTTTCACTTCTATAAATAGATGTTAGCGGACTCGGCGAATCTCCGACTATCATCTCTTCAGACAGATCCTCTGTTTCGGGTTCCGCGGCTTATCCGGATACAGGTACTCCAGTCTGCCTTCGGATATCATTCTCTTAATTACGTCGGAGACTCTTTTGTTCACACCAGAATATCCAAGATTTGTGCAGATGTCCTTCATCGCCAGACAGCCTTTTGCCCTGATAAGGGACTCTATCCGATCCTCTTCGTTGTAGCTGTCCTTTTCCGTCTCCTTCAAAAAATCTGGATGGATCGGCAGTATCAACGTACAATAACTGCGGGCTTCGTCGGTCAGTATTCTTGCTGGCGGGTTTCCGTTCATCTCCATCGCCCTTTTGATCTTAGGTATCCCCGTGTTGCGTCCTTCAGACAGATGCAGTTCTTTGAGATAATCTCCGATGCGGCGGTTGGTCTGGTGGCGTGAGATCATAGTCATCGAGGATATGTCGCTGTCCGATATCGAGCGATCGGGCCCAGGACAGCTGGTTATTTCGATACGATCTCTGTAGGATACCATTGTCACAGGTTCCGGGATTCTGTAGTCCTTATGGAACACGGCATTGATCAGCCCCTCTTCCAGCGCCTGGAACGGGTAGTTATAGAACCGGATCGCCTCCGCCTTGTCCTGTACTTTGTAGATCTTCTCAGAGATCAGATAATTCTTCACATAGGTAAGGCAGTCTCTGATCTGTGCTGGCAAGGGGCCGGTGAACGTCCTCTCGCTCAGACTGTCTCCCGCCGGATCCGGAATTTCTGCGACCTCTATCCTTGCACATCTGAAGAACTTTTCCGGGTCCCTGTTGAAGAACAATAAGCCTACGTTGGCGGGATGCGGGTCCTCAGGGAGGCCTCTTACGAGATCCATTTGTCTTAGGGCCGTGATGTGATCCATGGCATCCAGTTGATTAAACATGCTGCTGCCGATATCATACAAAAACGATGAAACCAGTTCGGTTTTGATATCATCTAAGGCAGCATGGTCGTTACCCTGATCATCGAACGGCGTGGTCGATGCGCGGCTGAACAGTTCCCTCTCTTCGGTAGGTCCGGATTGAACAGTTGAGGATGCTTTCCTGATGTAGTATGCACGTTCTTTTGTATTCCCATCCTTATTTAGTCTGATAGGACAGCTGTATGGCCTTTCCATGCCTGCAGGAACCCAGATCACAAGGAGGACTTTGTCCTTGTATCTGACGTTGTCCGATATCGGATAGTAACGCGGTTTTATGAGGTTAGATATGTTGATGAGTTCCTTCTGAATCCTATCGACCGAGGAAGGATCTATTCCGCTTATCTGATTCCCGTTCTCATCGTCTATACCTAAGACTATGTATCCGCCTCCCCAATCGTCGATATCGTTGGCAAATGCACAGATGGAATGGAGGGTGCGTTCCGGGTTCCAGTTTTTCTTGAATTCTAATCTGGCCCCTTCTATCAGTCTGCCTTCGATGAGGGATTGTATATCTATCGGGAATGCCATGTTTTCGTATAGACAACTTAAGTAATAAACTTATGTTATTAACTTATGTTATCAACTTATGTTATCAACTTATGTTATTGGATTCATAGGTATGAATCTAGCATCTCTATCGATTAAGTTGAATAGCGGTCGACAGTTGTCCGTCAGTCCCCTTTCGATGAAAAGGTATCCTTTGGCCTCAAAAAATGTGTCTGGATCATTCTTTCACGATGGATTCCTTCATACAACTTCTACCAGTTGAAACCTTTTCAGAATGGCCATGTTGGACGCGATCCGTTTTGTTGATTTCCTGGTAAAGCAGTCCAGCGCTGGTCTGGCCCTTCAGTATAAATAACCTCAACACAGTTCGAAGTCCAGTCAGAAGGAGGAATCCAATGGACAAGAAAGTTATGATAGGAATCATAGTTGTCGTTGTTGTGGCCCTTGCTGCAGTGGCAGCATTTGCCTACGTGAACAACAACAGCGACCCTGCGAAGGACGACAATCACATCGAAATCAAGCAGAAGTTCTCGGTTGGTGACAGCCATGTCATGCACGTGTCGGGCAACATGGGAGAGATAGTAATAGATGAGGATACGCCCATCACTATCAAGGCAGTCAATGCCGACGGAACCTACGAGGTCGAGGTCAACGATGGTGAAGAGAAAGAAATCGAGACCATGAGCTGGAAAGAGATCTCTGAGAAGATCGCTCCCTCTATCGATGATTTGAACAAGCAGATCAAAGAGCAGACCGGGAAGGATATCGGACTCAAGAAGACCGGGACAGAGGTCCTGAAGGGTACCGCTTTCGGCGACATCAAATGCGACAAGTACGAGTTCTCATATTCTGAGTCTGGATCGACCATAAAGGTCTCAGCTTATCTCGACTGTAACAAAGGTATCCTGATGAAGGTAGATGCGAACTACGATCTCAAGGAGCTGGGAAAGGTTTCTGTGAACTTGGTCCTCAAGAGCTCCAAGATGGTAGGGGTCACCAACTGATCATACACATCAAAAAATGATTTAGGAAGGGGTTACCCCCTTCCACTTTTTTTTAGAGTTTCACTGACCGTTGTAGTCGCTCAGTTTCTGCCTCGATTTCGGACCGTATTTGTCCAGGGCCTTCTCGAAGTCCGCCATGGAGACCTTGCATTC
This region includes:
- a CDS encoding CPBP family intramembrane metalloprotease; the encoded protein is MGCDECDRCRAMGYKFCIRCGQSFAEEAAVPVHTVQKEEGLFKESVLRQLVLPSMIMIFIGIIASVSVMLLDFNAVMSFMEEQTVDLWVWFAGLFKFCTLTGTGSQVYFVFLAVVGIACCLLVLWDSREFFKPGEGYFDRTDKTPLFWVGLLVGSILALELLISVFFSLIGMGIETPGGLLDLTLEEAIYLFTQAAVWEELVFRVLLFGLPVTVVALACGEKGALRYILGGFGASKLAITFLVFSAVLFAFAHVDSWGFAKFFTVILGGFMMGYVFMRFGLHAAILCHLINDFMMVWSLGIGEIFASLMILGILGFGILNLPLLFKKTYKGLKKVKTLPLTGFAVAAVDVPASEEVPEESPAEPQESAESRLMEIEDQDDSQGPKTD
- a CDS encoding AAA family ATPase, giving the protein MAFPIDIQSLIEGRLIEGARLEFKKNWNPERTLHSICAFANDIDDWGGGYIVLGIDDENGNQISGIDPSSVDRIQKELINISNLIKPRYYPISDNVRYKDKVLLVIWVPAGMERPYSCPIRLNKDGNTKERAYYIRKASSTVQSGPTEERELFSRASTTPFDDQGNDHAALDDIKTELVSSFLYDIGSSMFNQLDAMDHITALRQMDLVRGLPEDPHPANVGLLFFNRDPEKFFRCARIEVAEIPDPAGDSLSERTFTGPLPAQIRDCLTYVKNYLISEKIYKVQDKAEAIRFYNYPFQALEEGLINAVFHKDYRIPEPVTMVSYRDRIEITSCPGPDRSISDSDISSMTMISRHQTNRRIGDYLKELHLSEGRNTGIPKIKRAMEMNGNPPARILTDEARSYCTLILPIHPDFLKETEKDSYNEEDRIESLIRAKGCLAMKDICTNLGYSGVNKRVSDVIKRMISEGRLEYLYPDKPRNPKQRICLKR
- a CDS encoding transcriptional regulator, with translation MDRLGLINTTRAILAKAGFDVSSALTLRGICFDIVARRDQQVLIVKVLSNIDAFSKDNAEEMKVLAESLGATPLVTGERSSSGALEPGIVYSRFNISIVSNETLADLLLEEAPPFIFAAPGGLYVRLDSELLKAAREERGISLGVLAETAGVSRRTIQMYESGMGAMIDAALRMEEFLELPIIEPIDPFTFKSEERLKEQRETPSYDDSFALKQLSTLGFTVRPVVKSPFEAVSNSSSAVMLTSLGSDDQKVMERAIVASELSRIMDRFSVLIVEKKHERDNINSTAVVSNEELKKIDEPNELTNLVAERGTKR